From Micromonospora sp. NBC_01699, a single genomic window includes:
- a CDS encoding NAD(P)/FAD-dependent oxidoreductase: MTGPASTPWHAAPADRESERLTGQVSADVVIVGAGLVGLSTALHLLDRSPGSDVLVVDAAHPAAGASGHGTGLLGPRVGPPVDKARRRYGDPTARLMHEVSTRAVTRTLDLISELDIECGLRTGAQAVVARDPATARALVRRGRSYLELGLDVPALSAQRLDEIVRPGYRAGSGTRPDGSALRWRTGLAYRPAATLDPAALTRGLAAAATRAGARLHGDSRVLRVLPDRHAVRLELPGAVIRAGRVLVAVNGYADLLELPAAVNTGTLLPLQVHAVATAPLSEPVLDDWAVIEAGELAPYFRMTADRRLVVGGGRAVLTRGAGVDTGQQERAWRFLTGWLRALHPRLRETPVEHRWSGRISLTADGLPVVGRVADRIWFAGGCCGHGLAMGVATGAYLAERLGGASDESAGLPWHRSRAPWLPLRGPARPLLRAYLAVLAARAEVRPARAGATARSGAGTDGTTREGSPTRARNSRGRGGTHG, from the coding sequence GTGACCGGCCCGGCGTCGACGCCATGGCACGCGGCGCCCGCGGACCGGGAATCGGAGCGGCTCACCGGGCAGGTCAGCGCGGACGTGGTGATCGTGGGCGCGGGTCTGGTCGGCCTGTCGACCGCCCTGCACCTGCTCGACCGTTCCCCGGGCAGCGACGTGCTGGTGGTCGACGCGGCGCACCCGGCCGCCGGTGCCAGCGGTCACGGCACCGGGCTGCTGGGCCCGCGCGTCGGCCCACCGGTCGACAAGGCCCGCCGCCGGTACGGCGACCCCACCGCCCGGCTGATGCACGAGGTCAGCACCCGAGCCGTCACCCGTACGCTCGATCTGATCTCCGAGTTGGACATCGAGTGCGGGCTGCGCACCGGTGCGCAGGCGGTGGTGGCCCGCGACCCCGCCACGGCTCGGGCGCTGGTGCGCCGTGGCCGGTCGTACCTGGAACTCGGTCTCGACGTGCCGGCGCTGTCGGCGCAGCGGCTGGACGAGATCGTGCGCCCCGGCTACCGGGCCGGGTCGGGCACCCGACCGGACGGCTCGGCGCTGCGCTGGCGGACCGGGCTGGCGTACCGGCCGGCGGCCACCCTGGACCCGGCGGCGCTCACCCGGGGCCTGGCCGCCGCCGCGACGCGGGCCGGTGCCCGCCTGCACGGCGACAGCCGGGTGCTGCGGGTGCTGCCGGACCGGCACGCCGTACGGCTCGAACTGCCCGGTGCGGTGATCCGCGCCGGGCGGGTGCTGGTGGCCGTCAACGGCTACGCCGACCTGCTGGAACTGCCGGCGGCGGTGAACACCGGCACGCTGCTGCCGCTACAGGTGCACGCGGTGGCGACCGCACCGCTGAGCGAGCCGGTGCTCGACGACTGGGCGGTGATCGAGGCCGGCGAACTCGCGCCGTACTTCCGGATGACGGCGGATCGGCGGCTGGTCGTCGGCGGCGGGCGGGCGGTCCTGACCAGGGGCGCCGGGGTGGACACCGGTCAGCAGGAACGAGCCTGGCGGTTCCTGACCGGCTGGTTGCGCGCGCTGCACCCCCGGCTGCGCGAGACACCGGTCGAGCATCGCTGGTCCGGGCGGATCTCGCTGACCGCCGACGGACTGCCGGTGGTCGGGCGGGTCGCCGACCGGATCTGGTTCGCCGGCGGCTGCTGCGGCCACGGCCTGGCGATGGGCGTCGCCACCGGCGCGTACCTGGCCGAGCGGCTCGGCGGTGCGTCCGACGAGTCCGCCGGACTGCCCTGGCACCGCTCGCGGGCGCCCTGGCTGCCGCTGCGCGGCCCGGCCCGGCCGCTGCTGCGGGCGTACCTGGCGGTGCTCGCCGCGCGCGCCGAGGTCCGCCCGGCCCGCGCCGGGGCGACCGCACGGTCCGGCGCCGGTACGGACGGGACCACTCGCGAGGGTTCGCCGACGCGGGCGCGTAATAGCAGAGGGAGAGGAGGAACCCACGGGTGA
- a CDS encoding SRPBCC family protein — MRQVTLAVFAAGLPAQLAYERISDFARYEQLTSTVRQVVVHPPEPDGSVVSDWTVHFRNGLLCWSERDTFDDAARTIDFVQLTGDFEVFRGRWLVTRSADGTRIVFDAEFDLGMPSLAAILDPVAASTLRDNILVILRGLLADYDLLDEADYAPVDGPEQAAVPTAARPGEPGALVAVSRD; from the coding sequence ATGAGGCAGGTCACCCTCGCGGTGTTCGCGGCGGGGCTGCCGGCGCAGCTCGCCTACGAGCGGATCAGCGACTTCGCCCGGTACGAGCAGCTGACCAGCACCGTACGTCAGGTCGTCGTCCACCCACCGGAGCCCGACGGCAGCGTCGTGTCGGACTGGACGGTGCACTTCCGCAACGGGCTGCTCTGCTGGAGCGAGCGCGACACCTTCGACGACGCCGCCCGCACCATCGACTTCGTCCAGCTGACCGGCGACTTCGAGGTGTTCCGTGGGCGGTGGCTGGTCACCCGCAGCGCCGACGGCACCCGGATCGTCTTCGACGCCGAGTTCGACCTGGGGATGCCCTCCCTCGCGGCGATCCTCGACCCGGTCGCGGCGTCCACGCTGCGGGACAACATCCTCGTCATCCTGCGCGGGCTGCTCGCCGACTACGACCTGCTGGACGAGGCCGACTACGCCCCGGTCGACGGGCCGGAACAGGCGGCGGTGCCCACCGCCGCGCGGCCGGGGGAGCCCGGCGCCCTCGTCGCGGTCAGCCGTGACTGA
- a CDS encoding class I SAM-dependent methyltransferase — protein MTKAVRGMIHKPLELVEDNFKKPTGFAGRLIGHLMTVQHRTLTDWTIERMGIGATDEILDVGCGSGMAVELMAARARRGTVTGLDYSPEMVTLATRRNRAAVRAGRVRVLRGDAMALPFPDASFDHVSAIETFYFWPDAMNGLAQAHRVLRPGGQMVVTLEMSREASGTPSLVQRYFGRRFTERSAREGLRIVSGADLTGMLTRAGFRDAAFIAEPTRSLGWVCATARK, from the coding sequence GTGACGAAGGCTGTGAGGGGCATGATCCACAAACCGTTGGAACTGGTGGAGGACAACTTCAAGAAACCCACCGGGTTCGCCGGCCGGCTGATCGGTCACCTGATGACCGTCCAGCACCGTACGCTCACCGACTGGACCATCGAGCGGATGGGGATCGGTGCCACCGACGAGATCCTCGACGTCGGCTGCGGCAGCGGCATGGCGGTCGAGCTGATGGCGGCCAGGGCCCGGCGCGGCACCGTGACCGGCCTGGACTACTCGCCCGAGATGGTGACGTTGGCGACCCGGCGCAACCGGGCGGCCGTACGCGCCGGGCGGGTCCGGGTCCTGCGGGGTGACGCGATGGCGCTGCCGTTCCCCGACGCCTCCTTCGACCACGTGAGCGCCATCGAGACCTTCTACTTCTGGCCCGACGCCATGAACGGGCTGGCCCAGGCCCACCGGGTGCTGCGACCGGGCGGGCAGATGGTGGTGACGCTGGAGATGAGCCGCGAGGCGTCCGGCACCCCGTCGCTGGTGCAGCGCTACTTCGGCCGGCGGTTCACCGAACGGTCCGCCCGGGAGGGGCTGCGGATCGTCTCCGGCGCGGACCTGACCGGGATGCTCACCCGCGCGGGCTTCCGCGACGCGGCGTTCATCGCCGAACCCACCCGCTCACTGGGCTGGGTCTGCGCGACGGCCCGCAAATGA
- a CDS encoding cytochrome P450 yields the protein MTTTDPRPTTISTAAPRLRERIPAVSHLRAFIRDPLALFDGMHASHGDVVEFFMAGDRWVLLSHPEDIERVHLETTRGYRKGYQEYKKIGYVFRHTLGNGLVTSEGSFWRTQRRLAQPAFHGRRIRGYADVMVSYTQQMIDKWQPGQDFDMRILMGGLTQRIAAMSFFGTDTEAESSRASKALDKIMLGFNAELASMVLERLPAFVRTPNRRRVDSAIADFDDVVAEFVRNRRAAPEGTHSDLLAMLVEARDDDGTQMTDQQLRDELVTMYVAAQETTTSTLAWIWYFLGRRPDLARRVYDEVDEVFGGQSPTPEKLPQLKLLRAVVDEVLRLYPPAWRVFRVPEEDVEFRGFRVKAGTMVAMSQWVTHRDPRWFDKPTEFDPDRWLDGRTAKLPKYAYWPFGGGPRVCIGTGFALMEIVLVAATIAQRLRYTLLDTEVTPYPMITLRPDPGVRVRAESIADAPTPAADPVD from the coding sequence ATGACCACCACCGATCCGAGGCCGACGACCATCAGCACCGCGGCGCCCCGGTTGCGCGAGCGGATTCCGGCGGTCAGTCATCTGCGGGCCTTCATCCGCGACCCGCTCGCCCTGTTCGACGGCATGCACGCCAGCCACGGCGACGTGGTCGAGTTCTTCATGGCCGGCGACCGGTGGGTACTGCTGAGCCACCCCGAGGACATCGAGCGCGTGCACCTGGAGACCACCCGGGGATACCGCAAGGGTTACCAGGAATACAAGAAGATCGGGTACGTCTTCCGGCACACGCTCGGCAACGGCCTGGTGACCAGCGAGGGCAGCTTCTGGCGTACGCAGCGCAGGCTGGCGCAGCCCGCCTTCCACGGCAGGCGGATCCGCGGCTACGCCGACGTCATGGTCTCCTACACCCAACAGATGATCGACAAGTGGCAACCCGGCCAGGACTTCGACATGCGCATCCTGATGGGCGGGCTGACCCAGCGCATCGCCGCCATGTCGTTCTTCGGCACCGACACCGAGGCCGAGTCGTCGCGGGCGAGCAAGGCCCTCGACAAGATCATGCTGGGCTTCAACGCGGAGCTGGCGAGCATGGTGCTGGAACGGCTGCCCGCCTTCGTCCGGACGCCCAACCGGCGCCGGGTCGACTCGGCCATCGCCGACTTCGACGACGTGGTGGCGGAGTTCGTCCGCAACCGGCGCGCGGCGCCCGAGGGCACCCACTCGGACCTGCTGGCCATGCTGGTCGAGGCGCGCGACGACGACGGCACCCAGATGACCGACCAGCAGCTCCGCGACGAACTGGTCACCATGTACGTCGCCGCGCAGGAGACCACCACCAGCACCCTGGCCTGGATCTGGTACTTCCTCGGCCGGCGGCCCGACCTCGCCCGGCGCGTCTACGACGAGGTCGACGAGGTGTTCGGCGGCCAGAGCCCGACCCCGGAGAAGCTGCCCCAGCTCAAACTGCTGCGCGCGGTGGTCGACGAGGTGCTGCGGCTGTACCCGCCGGCCTGGCGGGTGTTCCGGGTGCCGGAGGAGGACGTGGAGTTCCGCGGCTTCCGGGTCAAGGCCGGCACCATGGTCGCGATGAGCCAGTGGGTGACCCATCGCGACCCGCGCTGGTTCGACAAGCCGACCGAGTTCGACCCGGACCGCTGGCTCGACGGGCGCACCGCCAAGCTGCCGAAGTACGCCTACTGGCCGTTCGGCGGCGGCCCCCGGGTCTGCATCGGCACCGGCTTCGCGCTGATGGAGATCGTGCTGGTCGCGGCCACCATCGCCCAGCGGCTGCGGTACACGCTGCTGGACACCGAAGTGACGCCGTACCCGATGATCACCCTGCGGCCGGATCCCGGTGTGCGGGTGCGGGCGGAGTCGATCGCCGACGCGCCGACACCGGCCGCCGACCCGGTCGACTGA
- a CDS encoding SGNH/GDSL hydrolase family protein: MDEGNDPYLSTDDAARRLLAAAPWRRFLVLGDSIAEGMGEPSPGYADLTWFERVRRVLGVAQPDLELLNLARRDLRAAAVGSEQLPVGLAFAPDLAVVVAGGNDVLGRVFDADAVEAELDKIVAGLTGIGATVVLVTLMDIVRAVPQLAGGPMERLPILNDRIRAVAQRHDALVLDAFVHPMCGDRDVYSADFKHPTMRGHAILATETLRVLATRVHG; encoded by the coding sequence ATGGACGAGGGGAACGACCCGTACCTCAGCACCGACGACGCGGCCCGCCGGCTGCTCGCGGCCGCGCCCTGGCGACGGTTCCTCGTGCTGGGTGACAGCATCGCCGAGGGGATGGGGGAACCGTCGCCCGGCTACGCCGACCTGACCTGGTTCGAACGGGTCCGGCGGGTGCTCGGTGTCGCCCAACCGGACCTCGAACTGCTCAACCTGGCCCGCCGCGACCTGCGGGCGGCAGCCGTCGGGTCCGAGCAACTGCCGGTGGGGCTGGCCTTCGCGCCGGACCTCGCGGTCGTCGTCGCCGGCGGAAACGACGTGCTCGGTCGGGTCTTCGACGCCGACGCCGTCGAGGCCGAGCTGGACAAGATCGTCGCCGGGCTCACCGGCATCGGCGCCACGGTGGTGCTGGTGACGCTGATGGACATCGTACGGGCGGTGCCGCAGCTGGCCGGTGGGCCGATGGAGCGGCTGCCGATCCTCAACGACCGCATCCGGGCCGTGGCGCAGCGGCACGACGCGCTGGTCCTGGACGCCTTCGTCCACCCGATGTGCGGCGACCGGGACGTCTACAGCGCCGACTTCAAGCACCCGACCATGCGCGGGCACGCCATCCTCGCCACCGAGACGCTCCGGGTGCTCGCCACCCGCGTCCACGGCTGA
- a CDS encoding sigma-70 family RNA polymerase sigma factor, which produces MRTAVDPVLVEAARGGDEAAMAALVAEAMPLVYNVVGKALGGSSDVDDVVQETMLRVVRGIAGLKDPDCFRAWVISIAYRQMQDRGRSIRVATALGPLVADVSQWPDPAGDFVDSTMFRLHLSGERRETHEASRWLSAGDQRVLGLWWQEAAGLLSRAELAGALRVSTGHAAVRVQRVKAQLVLARTLLRAWHAVPRCAELSTAARKLGGPSDRRWLRQLGRHVRRCEVCLAHERELIPAEHLLAGGSLAPILAGLAGTAVGASGGAAWGLWDPAQRAARYLLAKFLPIGGIVAVGTASVFAYAVYYPPYQDDGPRPAPPSVEAANPPAPGAATADPGATMSPTGRPAGGFDGVTTASYYVAPDGSDTNPGTLDRPFATLDRAVSMVRPGQTIALRGGVYRPTRPVEITTSGTAAQRIVLSNYRDETPVIDAARVRAGAAYVTQRASYWTVQGLRVRGASGHAYVCRSCSHNVFRALSFHDNGQTGLMLRDPDTVDNLVVDSDFFGNHDTATNGEYADGLGIEYGSGTGNVVRGCRLYGNADDGLGLHEFTSPVTIERTWSFGNGVNRWDLAPFDGDGYGFKLGGGTPPAAVDHVITGSAAWDNAGYGFTESGNAGALTVRGNTAFRNGKTGFAFERSTSLLRDNLAIGNGRESTLGDGVDAADNSWDRGGWSGAVLRTTDPASTLAPRSPDGGLPPTTFLTNTRDPRVGAPMGPGG; this is translated from the coding sequence ATGAGGACGGCGGTCGATCCCGTCCTCGTCGAGGCGGCCCGCGGTGGTGACGAGGCTGCCATGGCGGCCCTGGTGGCGGAGGCCATGCCGCTGGTGTACAACGTGGTGGGCAAGGCACTCGGCGGCAGTTCCGATGTCGACGACGTGGTCCAGGAGACCATGCTCCGCGTGGTCAGGGGCATTGCCGGGCTCAAGGATCCGGACTGCTTCCGGGCCTGGGTGATCTCGATCGCCTACCGGCAGATGCAGGACCGCGGTCGTTCGATCCGGGTCGCCACCGCGCTCGGGCCGCTCGTCGCCGACGTCTCGCAGTGGCCGGACCCGGCCGGCGACTTCGTCGACTCGACCATGTTCCGGCTCCACCTGTCCGGCGAGCGCCGCGAGACCCACGAGGCCAGCCGCTGGCTGAGCGCCGGGGACCAGCGCGTACTCGGGCTGTGGTGGCAGGAGGCGGCCGGTCTGCTCAGCCGAGCCGAGCTCGCCGGGGCGCTGCGGGTCAGCACCGGCCACGCGGCGGTGCGCGTACAGCGGGTGAAGGCGCAACTCGTGCTCGCCCGGACGCTGCTGCGGGCCTGGCACGCGGTCCCGCGCTGCGCCGAGCTGAGCACGGCGGCACGGAAGCTGGGCGGGCCGTCGGACCGACGCTGGTTGAGGCAGCTCGGCCGGCACGTCCGGCGGTGCGAGGTCTGCCTCGCCCACGAGCGGGAGCTCATCCCGGCCGAACACCTGCTCGCGGGTGGCAGTCTGGCGCCCATACTCGCCGGGCTGGCCGGTACCGCTGTCGGTGCGTCGGGCGGGGCCGCCTGGGGACTCTGGGATCCGGCCCAGCGGGCCGCCCGGTACCTGCTGGCGAAGTTCCTGCCGATCGGGGGAATCGTCGCGGTCGGCACCGCCTCCGTGTTCGCCTACGCGGTGTACTACCCGCCCTACCAGGACGACGGTCCCCGACCAGCGCCGCCGTCGGTGGAGGCGGCGAACCCGCCGGCGCCCGGCGCGGCCACGGCGGATCCGGGCGCCACGATGTCCCCGACCGGGCGACCGGCCGGCGGCTTCGACGGCGTCACCACCGCCTCCTACTACGTCGCACCCGACGGCAGCGACACGAACCCCGGTACGCTCGACCGTCCCTTCGCCACGCTCGACCGAGCGGTGTCGATGGTCCGTCCGGGCCAGACCATCGCGCTACGCGGCGGGGTGTACCGGCCCACCCGACCGGTCGAGATCACCACGAGTGGCACGGCGGCTCAGCGGATAGTGCTGAGCAACTACCGCGACGAGACGCCGGTCATCGACGCCGCGCGGGTCCGGGCCGGCGCGGCCTACGTCACCCAGCGGGCGAGCTACTGGACCGTGCAGGGTCTGCGGGTGCGGGGTGCGTCCGGGCACGCGTACGTCTGCCGGTCCTGCTCGCACAACGTCTTCCGGGCGCTGTCGTTCCATGACAACGGCCAGACCGGACTGATGCTGCGGGACCCGGACACCGTCGACAACCTGGTCGTCGACAGCGACTTCTTCGGCAACCACGACACGGCGACCAACGGGGAGTACGCCGACGGTCTGGGCATCGAGTACGGCTCCGGCACCGGCAACGTCGTACGGGGTTGCCGGCTGTACGGCAACGCCGACGACGGCCTGGGCCTGCACGAGTTCACCAGCCCGGTCACCATCGAACGCACCTGGTCGTTCGGCAACGGCGTGAACCGCTGGGACCTCGCCCCCTTCGACGGCGACGGCTACGGGTTCAAGCTCGGCGGCGGCACCCCTCCTGCCGCCGTCGACCACGTGATCACCGGCAGCGCGGCGTGGGACAACGCCGGGTACGGGTTCACCGAGAGCGGGAACGCCGGTGCCCTGACGGTGCGCGGCAACACGGCGTTCCGCAACGGCAAGACCGGCTTCGCCTTCGAGCGGTCGACGTCGCTGCTGCGGGACAACCTGGCCATCGGCAACGGCCGGGAGTCCACCCTCGGCGACGGTGTGGACGCGGCGGACAATTCCTGGGACCGGGGTGGCTGGAGCGGCGCGGTGCTGCGTACCACCGATCCGGCGTCGACGCTGGCGCCGAGGTCACCGGACGGTGGCCTGCCGCCGACCACCTTCCTGACCAACACGAGGGACCCGCGCGTCGGCGCCCCGATGGGCCCCGGCGGTTAG
- a CDS encoding pectate lyase yields the protein MFSRSSARRRWGRWSLVTGAVAALVVGTIGFGHTAQAATVFGDDFEDGNTSDWSKSGGTWTVVADGSQTVRQTNAGSENARLFAGTTSWTAYTVQARVKPLSLGSGGHAGLLARASGSTTFYRLALLPGNQVQLQAVKGSTVTVLGGVSRTVAVGSWYALAIEVNGSTVRATVDGAQIAQATSEVSGSGRIGLQTAYATAAFDDVSVTTSGTTPPTANPTTTPNNPPTPTPTTTAPPPTTTWPTPTGNAPVNNGTIQVTGTFDGGMRRYCCIGDGGQGESQDPVFTLAAGATIQNVILGAPAGDGIHCEGNCTIRNVWWEDVGEDAATFRGGSTYNVIGGGARAASDKVFQHNGSGTVHITGFYAENIGKLYRGCGNCSTSYERHVVMDNVTVRNADAIAGINTNWGDTARFTRITIYGDATVCQKYRGVSSGNEPVLIGEGADGVNCIYTSSDITYR from the coding sequence ATGTTCTCTCGTTCCTCGGCCCGCCGACGATGGGGTCGGTGGTCGCTGGTCACCGGCGCGGTCGCGGCGTTGGTCGTCGGTACCATCGGCTTCGGCCACACCGCGCAGGCCGCGACCGTCTTCGGTGACGACTTCGAGGACGGCAACACCAGCGACTGGTCCAAGTCGGGCGGCACCTGGACGGTCGTCGCGGACGGTTCCCAGACGGTGCGCCAGACCAACGCCGGCAGTGAGAACGCCCGGCTGTTCGCCGGTACGACCAGTTGGACGGCCTACACCGTGCAGGCCCGGGTCAAGCCGCTGAGCCTCGGCTCGGGCGGCCACGCCGGGCTGCTGGCCCGAGCCAGTGGGTCCACCACGTTCTACCGGCTCGCCCTGCTGCCCGGCAACCAGGTGCAACTCCAGGCCGTCAAGGGCAGCACCGTGACCGTCCTCGGCGGCGTCTCCCGTACGGTCGCGGTCGGCTCCTGGTACGCGCTCGCGATCGAGGTCAACGGCTCGACCGTACGGGCGACGGTGGACGGGGCCCAGATCGCGCAGGCAACCAGCGAGGTGTCCGGCAGCGGCCGCATCGGCCTCCAGACGGCGTACGCGACCGCCGCGTTCGACGACGTGTCCGTGACGACGTCGGGCACCACCCCGCCGACGGCGAATCCGACGACGACGCCGAACAACCCGCCCACCCCCACTCCCACCACCACGGCGCCGCCACCCACCACGACCTGGCCGACACCGACCGGCAACGCGCCGGTCAACAACGGCACCATCCAGGTCACCGGTACCTTCGACGGCGGCATGCGCCGCTACTGCTGCATCGGTGACGGCGGCCAGGGCGAGAGCCAGGATCCCGTCTTCACGCTCGCCGCCGGCGCCACCATCCAGAACGTCATCCTCGGTGCGCCCGCCGGTGACGGCATCCACTGCGAGGGCAACTGCACCATCCGCAACGTCTGGTGGGAGGACGTGGGCGAGGACGCCGCCACCTTCCGCGGCGGCAGCACCTACAACGTCATCGGCGGCGGTGCCCGCGCCGCGTCGGACAAGGTGTTCCAGCACAACGGTTCCGGCACCGTCCACATCACCGGCTTCTACGCCGAGAACATCGGCAAGCTCTACCGCGGCTGCGGCAACTGCTCCACCTCGTACGAGCGGCACGTCGTGATGGACAACGTGACCGTACGCAACGCCGACGCCATCGCCGGGATCAACACCAACTGGGGCGACACCGCGCGCTTCACCCGGATCACCATCTACGGCGACGCCACCGTCTGCCAGAAGTACCGCGGCGTGTCCAGCGGCAACGAACCCGTCCTGATCGGCGAGGGCGCGGACGGCGTCAACTGCATCTACACCAGCTCCGACATCACCTACCGCTAG
- a CDS encoding cytochrome P450 yields MTAPAPPGRAPAGGRGRTGVVHRTGGLPVPGVRGLPLLGSVNDFRSDILAAMRAGFEAHGDLVGYRLGPVTVYGVSSPELAGEALTDAARFGKLGADNPLRLVLGTGLLTSSDHDSWMRNRRMMQPLYTRAKIAEMYATMRSSTDGWLDHLAREYRPGDQLDLHKELMRVTLDIVSRCMFSTNVLDDLDTIGPHAVDIAINYAFQRLQNPFSPPVSWPTPGNRRFRRVMASIDDLMYRLIAERRAAGPGDADLLDALLTCRDADTGEAMTDRELRDEIITTFAAGHETTAITLTWTFYLLSQHPRVLRRLQEEVDGVLAGRTPTLADLPRLPYTLRVFEEAMRLYPSAPIVPRLANHDTTLGGHHLPAGARVLVNLVNIQRHPDHWPDPERFDPDRFEPAARKGWHRYAYLPFGAGPHLCIGKHFALMEAQLLLAALVARYELRHLPAHRVVQHATITLRPRYGMEMTMHPRRRTTVAR; encoded by the coding sequence ATGACAGCGCCGGCCCCACCGGGGCGGGCACCGGCCGGCGGCCGGGGGCGCACCGGCGTCGTCCACCGCACCGGCGGGCTGCCGGTGCCCGGGGTACGCGGGCTGCCCCTGCTCGGCAGCGTCAACGACTTCCGGTCCGACATCCTCGCCGCGATGCGGGCCGGCTTCGAGGCGCACGGCGACCTGGTCGGCTACCGGCTCGGCCCGGTCACCGTCTACGGGGTGTCCAGCCCGGAACTGGCCGGCGAGGCGCTGACCGACGCGGCGCGGTTCGGCAAGCTCGGCGCCGACAACCCGCTGCGCCTGGTGCTCGGCACCGGCCTGCTGACCAGCTCCGACCACGACAGCTGGATGCGCAACCGCCGGATGATGCAACCGCTCTACACCAGAGCCAAGATCGCCGAGATGTACGCCACGATGCGGTCCAGCACCGACGGGTGGCTGGACCACCTGGCCCGCGAGTACCGCCCCGGTGACCAGCTCGACCTGCACAAGGAGCTGATGCGGGTCACCCTGGACATCGTCAGCCGGTGCATGTTCAGCACCAACGTGCTCGACGACCTGGACACCATCGGTCCGCACGCGGTCGACATCGCGATCAACTACGCCTTTCAGCGGTTGCAGAACCCGTTCAGCCCGCCGGTGTCCTGGCCCACGCCCGGCAACCGGCGCTTCCGGCGGGTGATGGCGTCGATCGACGACCTGATGTACCGGCTGATCGCCGAACGCCGGGCCGCCGGTCCCGGCGACGCCGACCTGCTGGACGCGCTGCTGACCTGCCGCGACGCCGACACCGGCGAGGCGATGACCGACCGCGAGCTGCGCGACGAGATCATCACTACCTTCGCCGCCGGTCACGAGACCACCGCCATCACGCTCACCTGGACGTTCTACCTGCTCTCCCAGCATCCGCGGGTGCTGCGCCGGTTGCAGGAGGAGGTGGACGGCGTCCTGGCCGGGCGTACCCCGACCCTGGCGGACCTGCCCCGGCTGCCGTACACGCTGCGGGTCTTCGAGGAGGCGATGCGGCTCTACCCGTCGGCGCCGATCGTGCCGCGACTGGCCAACCACGACACCACCCTCGGCGGTCACCACCTGCCCGCCGGGGCGCGGGTGCTGGTCAACCTGGTCAACATCCAGCGGCACCCCGACCACTGGCCGGACCCGGAACGCTTCGACCCGGACCGGTTCGAGCCGGCGGCGCGCAAGGGCTGGCACCGGTACGCGTACCTGCCGTTCGGTGCCGGTCCGCACCTGTGCATCGGCAAGCACTTCGCGCTGATGGAGGCGCAGCTGCTGCTCGCCGCGCTGGTCGCCCGCTACGAGTTGCGTCACCTGCCCGCACACCGGGTGGTGCAGCACGCCACCATCACGCTGCGCCCCCGGTACGGCATGGAGATGACGATGCACCCCCGCCGGCGTACGACCGTCGCCAGATAG